The nucleotide sequence GAGCGATTCATTATGGGCGAACTGATTCGGGAGCAAATCCTGACCCAAACCCGTGATGAAGTTCCCCATTCCGTCGCTGTGACCATTGAGCAAGTCGTAGAGGAAACCAAGATCACTAAAGTCCTGGCCAGTATCTATGTTGAACGTCCCTCTCAAAAAGCGATCATCATTGGCAAAGGCGGACTGATGTTGAAGACCATTGGCACAGAGGCCCGGATACAGATGCAAAAACTCATTTTAGGGCCAGTCTATTTAGAACTATTTGTCAAAGTCCGCACTCGCTGGCGACAATCGAAAATTCATTTAGCAGAACTGGGGTATCGGGTTGAATCAGACTAATCAGGCTCAAAAAACCTCAAAAGTTAACCCTAAACGCCACTATTTTCCGGACTAGGACTAGGAGTGGGCGGCTGTGGCGTTTCTGTGGGTGTAGGAGTTGCCTCTGGGCTTGGCTGGATGTTTTGCGGGGTTGGCGAAGATTCAGGACTGAGGATTGGGGATGGTGTTGGAGTTGATCCAGTTGGAGATGCGGTAGGTGTGGGGGAGTTCTCCGGGGTTGGCGAGGTTTCCGGGCGGGGCGGTTGTCCACAAACGGCTGGGTTATAGACAAAATCCAGGGTGTAAAGCATGGCCTGGTATTGGTTCCCGCCCGAAAATGTCTGGGCCGCCACAGTCCGCACCGCCACTTGATCCAGCAAGGCATGGCCACTGGAGCGAATTAACTGGGGGTTTTGACTGAACCCAGAGGCTGCGGAGGTACTGGCCAACCGACCTTCTGGCGTGACCAGAACAGCCACGGCCACTCGACCTTGTAACTGATCCCCACAGGCCCCGGCAGGATAGGGCGGCTCTAGCTTGGCAGTAAAGTTTAGGCCAATCACAGCCCCATTAATGCTGCTACGGGCCTGGGAAATCCACCGAGACAAACCGGAGAGGGCCTGCTGATCATCTGTGGGCGAGGTGACGGCGTTTGGAGTTTCGTTAGGACTGGGGGCGACTAAATCAGGGGCAACGGCCACATCACTGGGGCCATCAGGGAGGGTACGAATGGTTGGGGGCAAGGAGGGAGATTGGCTGAGTCGGGGCGGTGTCACCAGAGGCGGAAAGGGGGCATAGATGGGGGGTGGGAGTTGACTAAAATTGGGTAAGGGAGTCAAGGCCGGTAACGGCGGCAGTGGGGGCAATGTATCAAAGCTTACAGGTGGTAGAGCAAACTCTTCCCCCAGGCCCGCAATGGTTTGGCTCAGGCTGGGTAATTCATCGGGGACTAAGGGCGTGAGGGAGGGGAGCAGGGCTGTTTGCTCTGGAGAGAGCGTGACAATATCTACGGTTTCAGCAATTTCTGAAGTTGGTTCAGGGGGTGCAGGAATCAAAACCGTTAAAAACAGCAGACCATGAAACCCCAAGGAAGCGATTAATCCCAGCCGATGGGGAGCCTGTAAGGGGCCGGGTAACATCTGTACCAAACGGCCCCAATCGTAGGATGGCAACGAAAACCTCAACACCTAAATACCCTCAACCCACATCACCATAGCAAAGATAAGAAATAGGATGCCCCCCAAGAGGGTAATGTTCCGCTCTGAAATGCGTCCGGCCAGTAAACCGCCACCCACGACCGCAATCAAGCTGGAAATCCCATGCCCGGTAATGGCCCCTAGGGTAACGCCCCAGGGATTTTGGGCCGCCGCCAAGGTTAGGGTGGCAATTTGGGTTCGGTCGCCCCATTCCGCCAAGAATGTCAGGGTGAAGGCCTCCATCAGAATTACCCAGGCAGAATTGGTCTGAAGTGCATTCATTTCTTTTTCCGCCTTTTCAACCACTTCCGCCGCTTCCGCTGTTTCTGTCGCCGCTCCTTGGGCAGGCATCTTCCCGGCCTGGTAGATCAAGCGCACACCAAAAAACAAAAATAACGCAATCGCCCCATAACGGGTATAGATGGGGGGTAACAAGGCTAAAACCCGTCCCATCAAGACGGAAAGGATTGTCATCAGGGATAAAGCTGACCAGGCCCCGAGAAACACCCAGCGTTTGGGATGGCGGGTCGCTAAAATAACCCCAATAAAAAAGGTCTTATCACCAATTTCGGAAACCGTAATCAGCAAAAGTCCCGCAGTGAAAGCCGTTAGCATGGGGTTCTAGAAAAATGTTTTAGACATTAAAGCTCAGTCATTCTCGATTTTTTCATAGAAATGTTCCTGACCACTAAGTCTTTGATCTGCGGGACAAGGATCTGCCAATCATTAATCTGGCTTTGGCGCAGGAGTTGGACAGTCGGATACCAAGGAGAATCTGGACGTTTTAATTGCCAGCGCCAATCGGGGACAAAGGGCAGCAAAATCGCAGTGGGAATCCCCAAAGAGCCGGACAAGTGGGCAACGGCTGTATCTACGGTAATAACTAAATCTAGATGGGTCAGCCAGGCCGCTGTATCCGCAAAATCCGCCAGATGGGGACGACAATCAAAGATTCCGGCTTGGGCGAGTTGGGTCGCGTGTTCCGGTGAAATCTCTTTTTGCAAGCTGAACAGAGTGACATCTGAAATTGAGGCTAGAGGCAGCAGCAATTCTAGGGGACAGGAACGTTTCTTGGCTGTTTGACTGTAGGCACTACTCTTCCAGACCAGGCCAA is from Synechococcus sp. PCC 6312 and encodes:
- a CDS encoding energy transducer TonB, which gives rise to MLRFSLPSYDWGRLVQMLPGPLQAPHRLGLIASLGFHGLLFLTVLIPAPPEPTSEIAETVDIVTLSPEQTALLPSLTPLVPDELPSLSQTIAGLGEEFALPPVSFDTLPPLPPLPALTPLPNFSQLPPPIYAPFPPLVTPPRLSQSPSLPPTIRTLPDGPSDVAVAPDLVAPSPNETPNAVTSPTDDQQALSGLSRWISQARSSINGAVIGLNFTAKLEPPYPAGACGDQLQGRVAVAVLVTPEGRLASTSAASGFSQNPQLIRSSGHALLDQVAVRTVAAQTFSGGNQYQAMLYTLDFVYNPAVCGQPPRPETSPTPENSPTPTASPTGSTPTPSPILSPESSPTPQNIQPSPEATPTPTETPQPPTPSPSPENSGV
- a CDS encoding TMEM165/GDT1 family protein; this encodes MLTAFTAGLLLITVSEIGDKTFFIGVILATRHPKRWVFLGAWSALSLMTILSVLMGRVLALLPPIYTRYGAIALFLFFGVRLIYQAGKMPAQGAATETAEAAEVVEKAEKEMNALQTNSAWVILMEAFTLTFLAEWGDRTQIATLTLAAAQNPWGVTLGAITGHGISSLIAVVGGGLLAGRISERNITLLGGILFLIFAMVMWVEGI